The genomic window TCGTTTATCCCAGATTTCCGCTTCTGAGCGGTAAGTATTACCTCTCGATAGGTCTTTTAAAAAACAGAATAGCAGAGCCGGTATTTTATAAACACAGGGCTTCTACGTTTCAGATGTCTTTTGCGGGCGATGACCACGGGACGGTTTATTTAGAGCACGGCTGGAAATATAAATTACCGTAACTATAAATTACATCCGGAGGGCAGCAATGAAGAATCGTTATCCAAAAGTTAGCATCATAACCGTAAATTTTAACGGCAGGAGATACCTCGGGGATTTTTTTAATTCCATAGCAAGGCTGCGCTATCCCAAGAATAAATTAGAGATAATTTTAATTGATAACGTATCGGAAGACGGCTCGGTAGAGTTTGTGAGAAAGAGATACCCCAGGGTAAGAATAATCCAAAACGGTACTAATAACTACTGCAAAGCCGTTAACTTAGGAATAAAGGCAGCCCGTTCAGGATATATTGCGATAGCCAACAACGATACTAAATTAGACAAGGACTGGCTAGGAGAGTTGATAAGGGTCATCTCCAGCGATAAAAAGATTGCTGCGGCCGGAAGCAAGATACTGCATTGGAACGGCACATTGCAAAACGCCAGCCATTGTGAATTACCTAATTTTTACTGGGGGGAAAGGGGGGCCGGAAAGCATAGAGATAGCTATAATAATATTGATGAGGTACCCAGCTTATGCGGGGCGGCAGTCTTGTATAGAAAAGAGGCTGTCTCGCGGGTCGGGTTTTTCGATGAGGATTTTGTTATATACGGAGAAGACGTAGATATATCTTTTAGGCTGAGGCAGCTTGGTTATAAACTTATCTTTGTCCCCGATAGCGTTGTTTACCACAGGTTCCACGGCACAGCTACAGAGGAATTAGCGCGTTATTATATAGAGAGAAACCGGCTGTTATTTTTGGCCAAACATTATCCCGAGAAGCTCACCAGTTCCTTGGTGGGCAGCGGTTATTTTACGGCAGAAGGTTCGGTTGACTCTTGCGGCAGGATATATTCTTTGTTCCCCGACATAATTATGAAGCTTATAAAGACCCACCCCCTAGACGTAGCCAGGAAGGCAATCTCAGACTTATTTGGAGAGGTAAGTAAAATTGTCAATTACGAAAACGACATATTAACGAAGGCATTGCGTAAAAACGAAGAAGAAAAAAACAAAGTAATACTCTCCCTAAAAGACGAAATTGAGCATGTCAATTATATCGTAGGGCAAAAAGAGGCCGAGGCGCGTTCTTTGAATAGCCAAATTACGGATATCGTGAAACGGAAAGAACAAGAGGCGCTTTCCTTAAAAGACGAAATTAAGCGCGTTGCTTCTCTTGCAGATCAGAAAGAATCCCAATCACAGTCCCTAAGAGACCAGTTAAAAGGCGTAAAGGATGAGCTTGAGAAGAAAACCGAAGAGGCGCTCTCTGGAGACGGACAGCTGATTGAGAAACTGGCAGAGCTCGGCGCCCTAAGAGACCAGTTAAAAGGCGTAAAGGATGAGCTTGCACGGAGAGCCGAAGAGACCCTGTCTAGGGGGGGGCAACTTATTGAAAAAGAGGCGGAAAACGGAGCGCTTAAAGATGAATTATCCCGTCTGGCGGAAAACCTTGCTGCTAGGCTGGTTAATCTGGAGGAGAATCAGGCGCAGTTGCTTGAAAAAGATTCTCGAATACAGCAATTGCAGATTGAGAAAGAAAAAATCGTTAAGGAGAAGGAACACGAACTGGATTGTTATAAAGAAGAATTGAGTAATATTCTGAATCAGTTACGCCGGAGGATGGATGAGGTCCTTATCAAAGACAGCCAGATTATTGGAAAAGACGCGCAGATCGGGCAGCTCCGCATTGAAAAAGAACAACAGATAGGCCAGTTAAGAAGAGAGTTGGACGGAATTTATAACTCTGAAGGCTTCCGTTTAATATTGCGCCCCTTCTGGACAACTATATGGAATGCGAGGAAGGGCATCAAGGCAATGAAGATAAGATTAGGGAAGGCGATCTGGTTCGCCGTTACTTTGACCTTAGTGCCTTTATTTGTTTTTTTAGCAGCATCTTTTGTTTTTGAATATGCGGCATGGCTTATACTGAGGCCGCTGTTGAAAAATATCCTTCCCCGGAGGAGAGGCATTCAAAACAAAGACGCGGGAAAGATTAAAATAAGCGTAGTAATCCCGAATTACAATGGCACAGAGTTGCTTAAAGAATGTTTACCTTCTTTGTTTGCGGCTGAAGGGATTAATGAAGGGAAAAGCGAAGTCCTGGTAGTGGACGATGCCAGCACAGACGGTAGCGTTGCCTATATCAAGGAACACTTCCCGCAGGTAAAGCTGCTGATAAATAAGAGGAACAGGGGTTTTGGTTTCAGTTGCAACAGAGGCATTAAAGCGGCGAGCAACGAGCTGGTGGTATTGCTGAATAATGATATTATTCTGACCAAGGGATTCCTGGAGCCTTTGGTCAGGCATTTCAAGAGGCAGGATGTGTTTGCGGCTACCCCCAAACTCTACGCCTGGGATAGAGAGACCTTTGCCTGGGGGATGCACATGGGCAATTTTAAGGACGGCTACGTAAGATTATGGAATGAGTCCGAAACAGGCAATGGCGACAGGCTGCGGCAGCCCGCACCTTCCGTATTTGCTATCGGCGGTGCGGCGGTGTTTCGCAAGTCCGATTTTATGTGGCTTGGGGGGTTTGACAATATCTACAGACCGAACTGTTGGGAGGATATAGATATAGGTTACCGTGCCTGGAAGAGAGGGTTGAAGGTTATCTATGAACCGGGCAGCATCCTCTATCATAAAGGACGGGCAACCCTGACCTATGAGCGCCCCAAGGAGATAAAAAACGAACTTCTTTTCACCTGGAAGAATATTACCGATAGCCGCATTTTAAAGGAACATTTTAATTTTCTTCCCTGGCACCTCTATCTTAACAGAATGAATTTCCTGAGAGGATTTTTATGGGCCTTGAACCATCTGCCTCAAACCCTACTGCATCGCATTTTAGAAAGGAGGTTTGTCGTACATCCGCAAGATAGAAAAATTTTTAACAGCATCACGCTTTATTATAATAATTTCATAAATAGAGGCTCCCGGCATCTTAGCGAAAGCAAGCCGACGGTGCTATTGGTTTCACGGTTTCTGCCATATCCGCTTAATGCGGGCGGCAAGATAAGAATCCATAACCTAGTTAAATCGCTGTCTGAAAAATATAATTTTATACTCCTCAGTCTCATTGACCATAAGGACGAATTGGCGTATATACCAAAAATCAAAGAATTGTTTAGCGAGGTTTATACGGTATTGGCAAAATCCCCTCTGGATTTGAATTTTTCCTCACGTTTATTTTACCCGGAGTTGTATAAAATAGCCTATAGCTATAGCCGGGAGCTGGTGGAGAAGCTCAAGGAGCTTGAAGATACGAAAGCAGCGGATATTATACACATAGAAACAAATGAATTATTATACCTGGTTGACTATGTCAAGTCCGCCCCTATAGTTTATACCGAGCACGATATAAGCATCCTTTCGCTGCGCAAATCTTATTATAAGAATAAAGGCAACCCGGCGAAGTCCTTTGTTGACCATTTAAAAAAGGTTAATTTCCACCACCGACAGATTAAAAAAACAGACAGGGTCATTAGCCTCTCAAGAGAGGATGATGCCGTGCTGAGGGGGCTTTTTCCCAAGAGCGCCATTACCCTGATACCGACCGGGGTAGATCTGGGGCATTTTTCTTCCAGACGGTCTGCGGGAAAAATAAATAAATTGATATTCGTAGGGCACTATCTTCATTATCCCAACGAGGACGCTGTGCTTTATTTTTCGAAGAAGATACTCCCGATCATCAAAAAAAGCGTTCCGGACGTTCAACTGCTGATTGTAGGTTCGAATCCGACGCCAGCTGTAGAGGCCATCGCCAAGGAAGACAGCGTAAGGCTTATAGGAGAGGTGCCTGATGTTAAGCCTTACCTGGAGGAAGCCGCCGTTTTTGTGAATGCCATACGCATAAGTGCGGGGATAAAAGGAAAAGTGCTGGAGGCGATGGCTTGCGGGGTGCCGGTGGTTTCTACCAGGAACGGGTCCTCCGGTATCGATGCTAGGCCGGAAAAGGATATTCTGCTTGCGGAGAAACCGAAAGAATTCGCAAGACAGGTGATTCGCCTTTTAAGCGACCCACCCCTGAGAGAGCGGATCGTAGCCAACGCTAAGCGCCTGGTTCAAGATAGATATGATTGGAAAGGAAGCGCGGATAAGCTCGATGGTGTATATAGGGGGCTATCATTTTTCCAAAAGGATATCTTCTCCTGTTTGTCTCAAGGTGCAACCGAAGAAGTCGTAAATTACACGAATAATTTCATTGAGCAAAAGATAGCGCAGACAGAAGGCGATCTGGGAATGGTCTCTGACGGCCCAGAAGAATTGCACATAGAATTGACATATAGCTGTAACAGCAAGTGTATTATGTGCGACCTATGGGATTATAACAAAAGAATGCCGTCATCTCCGGGCAAGGAACTTTCTCTTGCAGAGATTAGGAAGTTCGTAGATGAATCCCGTCTCTTGCAGAAAACAAAAACCGTCGTGCTCTCTGGAGGGGAGCCGTTCATGCGAAACGATATAGCAGAGCTCTGCGGTTTTTTCACCAGAAAATTTCCAGACGGCTCAATCGGCATATTAACCAATGGAATGGCAACCGACACGATAGTAGAAAAATCCAAGGAGGTCTTGGACAGGTTTTCTCCCAGATCTCTATGGCTGGGAAGTTCTCTGGACGGAATAGGAAAAACCCATGATAAAATCCGGGGGGCCGACGGCGCATTTTTGCGTCTTTGCCAAACAATCAGCCGCTGCAAAAAAGAGTTGCCGGGGGTGGATTTATCGTTGACCTTTACCCTTACTCCGTATAACGTAGACCAGCTTGTGCCGGCAAAACAGTTTGCTGACGACGAAGGCGTAAATTTCTTTGCTCAATTTGTCGTTCCCAAGTCATCAAGACAGGAGTTTAACTGGACGCCCCAGGAGCTGAGTCTCGCAGAAAAAGAAATCGGACGCATAATGGAAGGGATATCCGATAAGATGGGTAACAATGCCATCTGCGGCGTTAAAGGCATGCAGGATAAAGGGCTGATGGCTCAGCTTTATTTCTGGTCGCACCTTGTCAAATATCAGATTAACCCCCAGAGGTTTTTTAAGAAATGCGTTGCCGGTTATAGATTCGCGATGCTGAATCCTTACGGAGACTTATTTTTCTGCCCAACCCATAAAGATAATTCTGTCGGGAATCTAAGAGAGAATAAGTTTGATTATCTCTGGACCTGCGATAAGGCGGAGCAACTAAGGAGATTTATTTCCAGCGGGAATTGCCATTGCTGGCTGGTTTGCATTCTTTTCCCGGTATTGGATAAGGTCTTGAGCAATTAATCCTTAAGGATATGGTTGAAGCCCAAGAAAAGAGATCAAAGCGGATTGCGGAGCTTAAGCGGAATATCATAAACACCGCAACCAAAAGAGCGCAGGAGGCATCCTATCCTATCGCCGCCCGCAATAAAAATTTGCTTCTGAATGACTTTGAATATGCAACAGGCAAGATAGCCCTAGAGTCTTCTCCCGAGGGTATCGGTATAGGGACGCATTACGCCTGCAATGGGAAATGCGTTTTTTGTTTAGGCGGAAAACCCCGGATTTTCTCGCTTGAGAGATATAGGGAATTTTTTGAGCCGAGACTGGAAAACGTTTTATCAAGAGCAAGCTATGTGAGCTTCTGCGGTTTCGGAGAGTTGTTTTTAATGCCGCGGGTAGAGGAATTCATGGATTATGTAAATAAAAAAATTCCATGGGCTAATAAGATATATACTACAAACGGAGCGCCTTTAGCCAATGATAAGATATTAAATTTACTTACCCAGAGCCAATCCGCAGTGCAGATATCTCTTCACGCCTCTCATAGAGAGCTCCACAGGGCCTTGACGAAATTAGACTCCTTTGACGAGATTGTAGCCAGAATAAGACAAATAATCTCTATGCGTAAGTCAAAAGAGCGCCCCAGCGTGATTCTGGTTTTTCTTATCAACAGCCTGAATGTGGAGAATCTTGCGGATTTTGTGGAGTTTGCCCATCGCCTGAGGGTAGACGAGGTGCGATGTAATTATATGACGGCATTCCATCACTCCCAGCTAAAGCTTTCATGTTTCTTTAAACAAGAGTTAACCAACCGGAGCCTGGAGGAGGCCGAAGAACGCGCTGCTAAGTTGGATTTGATTTTGAAACTGCCTCCGAGATTCGGCCGGGGTAGTCAAGGAACAGGGAGCCTCCTGTGCGCCGAACCCTGGAAATACATCTATGTGGAGAATGAATCTTCGGTCCTGCCGTGTTGTTATGCAGGCAGTCACTTCGGCTATTTGGACAGGATGGACTTTCAGACTATCTGGAACGGCTCAAGTTATAGGCAGTTGCGCAAGTCCTTGGTAGAGGGGCCGCCCCATAAATGGTGCAAACATTGCCAGAGATACCGCGCAGAAAATATAAACGACATCCGTTCGCACATAAACTTCCGCCCCGGAGGGCTTTTAAAGATCTTGAAAGGGTATAAATTATGAAAGTTGCTCTTGTGCAATGCCCGGGCTGGGGCAGGGATTGCCCTCCTTATACGCTGGCGCTTTTTGCAGCATATCTGCGTCAAAATGAACATCGTGTTTTCAGTTACGATATCAATAACGCACTTTATTGTAGCGGACCTGACAAGTACAGGAGGATGTGGGATGACAAGGATCTCTATTCCTTTTGGAGCAACAAGTCCCTCATTACAGAGTTTATCCGGGACAACGAGAGGATGGTGGAATTTCAAGTAA from Patescibacteria group bacterium includes these protein-coding regions:
- a CDS encoding glycosyltransferase; translation: MKNRYPKVSIITVNFNGRRYLGDFFNSIARLRYPKNKLEIILIDNVSEDGSVEFVRKRYPRVRIIQNGTNNYCKAVNLGIKAARSGYIAIANNDTKLDKDWLGELIRVISSDKKIAAAGSKILHWNGTLQNASHCELPNFYWGERGAGKHRDSYNNIDEVPSLCGAAVLYRKEAVSRVGFFDEDFVIYGEDVDISFRLRQLGYKLIFVPDSVVYHRFHGTATEELARYYIERNRLLFLAKHYPEKLTSSLVGSGYFTAEGSVDSCGRIYSLFPDIIMKLIKTHPLDVARKAISDLFGEVSKIVNYENDILTKALRKNEEEKNKVILSLKDEIEHVNYIVGQKEAEARSLNSQITDIVKRKEQEALSLKDEIKRVASLADQKESQSQSLRDQLKGVKDELEKKTEEALSGDGQLIEKLAELGALRDQLKGVKDELARRAEETLSRGGQLIEKEAENGALKDELSRLAENLAARLVNLEENQAQLLEKDSRIQQLQIEKEKIVKEKEHELDCYKEELSNILNQLRRRMDEVLIKDSQIIGKDAQIGQLRIEKEQQIGQLRRELDGIYNSEGFRLILRPFWTTIWNARKGIKAMKIRLGKAIWFAVTLTLVPLFVFLAASFVFEYAAWLILRPLLKNILPRRRGIQNKDAGKIKISVVIPNYNGTELLKECLPSLFAAEGINEGKSEVLVVDDASTDGSVAYIKEHFPQVKLLINKRNRGFGFSCNRGIKAASNELVVLLNNDIILTKGFLEPLVRHFKRQDVFAATPKLYAWDRETFAWGMHMGNFKDGYVRLWNESETGNGDRLRQPAPSVFAIGGAAVFRKSDFMWLGGFDNIYRPNCWEDIDIGYRAWKRGLKVIYEPGSILYHKGRATLTYERPKEIKNELLFTWKNITDSRILKEHFNFLPWHLYLNRMNFLRGFLWALNHLPQTLLHRILERRFVVHPQDRKIFNSITLYYNNFINRGSRHLSESKPTVLLVSRFLPYPLNAGGKIRIHNLVKSLSEKYNFILLSLIDHKDELAYIPKIKELFSEVYTVLAKSPLDLNFSSRLFYPELYKIAYSYSRELVEKLKELEDTKAADIIHIETNELLYLVDYVKSAPIVYTEHDISILSLRKSYYKNKGNPAKSFVDHLKKVNFHHRQIKKTDRVISLSREDDAVLRGLFPKSAITLIPTGVDLGHFSSRRSAGKINKLIFVGHYLHYPNEDAVLYFSKKILPIIKKSVPDVQLLIVGSNPTPAVEAIAKEDSVRLIGEVPDVKPYLEEAAVFVNAIRISAGIKGKVLEAMACGVPVVSTRNGSSGIDARPEKDILLAEKPKEFARQVIRLLSDPPLRERIVANAKRLVQDRYDWKGSADKLDGVYRGLSFFQKDIFSCLSQGATEEVVNYTNNFIEQKIAQTEGDLGMVSDGPEELHIELTYSCNSKCIMCDLWDYNKRMPSSPGKELSLAEIRKFVDESRLLQKTKTVVLSGGEPFMRNDIAELCGFFTRKFPDGSIGILTNGMATDTIVEKSKEVLDRFSPRSLWLGSSLDGIGKTHDKIRGADGAFLRLCQTISRCKKELPGVDLSLTFTLTPYNVDQLVPAKQFADDEGVNFFAQFVVPKSSRQEFNWTPQELSLAEKEIGRIMEGISDKMGNNAICGVKGMQDKGLMAQLYFWSHLVKYQINPQRFFKKCVAGYRFAMLNPYGDLFFCPTHKDNSVGNLRENKFDYLWTCDKAEQLRRFISSGNCHCWLVCILFPVLDKVLSN
- a CDS encoding radical SAM protein; translation: MVEAQEKRSKRIAELKRNIINTATKRAQEASYPIAARNKNLLLNDFEYATGKIALESSPEGIGIGTHYACNGKCVFCLGGKPRIFSLERYREFFEPRLENVLSRASYVSFCGFGELFLMPRVEEFMDYVNKKIPWANKIYTTNGAPLANDKILNLLTQSQSAVQISLHASHRELHRALTKLDSFDEIVARIRQIISMRKSKERPSVILVFLINSLNVENLADFVEFAHRLRVDEVRCNYMTAFHHSQLKLSCFFKQELTNRSLEEAEERAAKLDLILKLPPRFGRGSQGTGSLLCAEPWKYIYVENESSVLPCCYAGSHFGYLDRMDFQTIWNGSSYRQLRKSLVEGPPHKWCKHCQRYRAENINDIRSHINFRPGGLLKILKGYKL